The candidate division KSB1 bacterium sequence CGCGGCAAAACTTCGTGTCCTCCGGACGCGAGAAAAAGGCGGCCGGCCTGACACAGATGGGCCAGGAGCGCCTGCAAAAGGTCGATGCCTTCTGGCAATATTTGGAGAAACAGGAAGGCGAGGCCACCGCCCTCACGCCCGAGCAACAGGCCGGTTTCGAGCGTGCCCTCCGCGAGGGCGCGAAAAGCATGAGCGCATGGCAGAATTTCACCCAGGGCGACGAGGCCAAAGAGCGCTCGCAAGTCGCGCGGCAATACTGCCTGGAAGCCCAGCGCTTTCTCGAGGAGGCGCTGCGCCTCAATCCCTTCGATAAAAACACCCGTCTGCTGCTGGCCACGACTTATTACAATTTGCAGCGCCTCTTCGGCCTGGAAAAAAACTACACCCGCGCCGTGGAAATTCTCGAACGCCTGGTTCGTCTGGAAAAGGGCGAGCATGCGCCCTACCGCCTGCTGGCCGAAAATTACTTCGAGTTGAAGAACTACGAAGCGGCGCTCGCCAACTACCGGCGCGCCGAAGAAGTGATGCGGCAAACAGCCTTTCTCACGCCCCCGGACTCCGCCACGCTGTTCTACTATGCCTACCAACAGGGTGCCGTCCTGGCCCGTGCCTATGATGCCGCCGGCGCCCTGCAAGCCTTTGAACGTGCCAAACCGCTGGCACGCACCGCGCAGGAAAAGCAGGACATCGAAAATTATCTCAAATGGATCAACTGGGATGGCGGCAACATTCGCGCTTCCGAGCAGTGGGACAGGGTGCTGGAACTGGAGGCGCACAAGCAATATGCGCAGGTCGTGGAGGCCTGCCGCGGCATTTTGCCAACACTGCGCACAGCCCGCGCCAAAATGGCGGTGAACACCAAGCTTGCCGTGATGGAGTTCGAATATCTGCAAAAACCGGAAGCGGGCGTCGAACGCATGCGACAAGTCTTCGATGCACTCCCGCCCGCTGCCGTGGAAAAGCCCCAGGATCCCGAGATCCAGGCGATATTGAACAGCTACGGCGCCATGCTGTATCGGCTGGGTGTGGAAGCGCGCAAGAAGGAGCAAAAGAAACTGAGCCTGGCCTATTTCAGCAAGGCCGCCTCCTTCCGCTGGGACAACGTGGCCCGCGCTTATCTCGAACTGGTGCCACTGGTGTGGAACACGCCGGAGGAGGCAATCAAGTATGGCAAGCTTGCGCTCGCTGCCAACACCCAGCTCTCACCCCGGGAAAACTGTGAGCTGATGTCGTTGATGATCAAGGCGCACAAAAGCGCCGGGCGCTTCGAAGAAGCCAGAAGGTATTTTGAGGATTGGAAAAATTGCAGGCAGTGAGACCACTGCACCCGGCGGCAGTGGTCAAACTCCCCCGATGTGGAAGGATGACGACATGCACAAAAGAATCTGTCTCTTTTCTCTGTTGTGTGCCCTGGCCGCCGCCGGCGCGGGTCCGGCACAGAGCCAACCGCCGCGCGTGGAAATCGATCAGGAGATGATGCGCTACGCCATGGTCACTGATCCGGCAATGATTCGCCTGCTCGTGGAGGATTTCATGATCACCGAAGACCGCGTCGAGAGGCTGAAAATCTACGACATCTTTGGCGACGGCTATGGCGAGGGCGATCTGGCGCGCACCTACCCCGGTGGCCAAATCTATCTCATTACGCCCGGAAAAAAGGTGCAGGCCCTCATGAACGGCTGGCGCTTCGGCGACAACATCCGCTTCACCGCCAATGCCGATGACTCGCCCGAGACCTTCGAGAACGCGCCCGATTCCGTGCGCGCACTCGGCGCCATCTTCGCCTCCCTGCTGCGCGGCTTGCGCCGCAACTACAAAGGAACGCCCATCAAGATTGCCATGGAACAGAACCAGGGCGTCACCTCCATCGAGATGTGGGATTATGACAAGCGGCTGCTGCACTACACGCCGCCGCCCGTCACCAATCGCGAAGTGGTGAAGCCGGTTTACAACGTCATTTATCTCGAAAAGACCATTTCAGACTCTGTATACCTCGCCCCACCGGCCTCCGGCCGCACACGCTGATCGGAAAACCCCAGCCCGGCCGGGGTTGGAACATTGCCCCACAGACAGGTTTCATTCCGCCAAAAATTCCGCCAGCAGGCGCTGGTAGCGTTCCGCCAGCGCCTCCCGCTCCCCCTCCGCCGCCCAGGCCCGCAGCATGATACGATCATCTGCGTCAATCTGTGCCGCAAGCACCAGGGCTTCGAGATAAAGTTCCAGCGCGTTTTGCCGTCTGCTGTGTGCCAGCTCCGGGTCGCCCCGCCGGCCTGCCAGCTCAGCCTCCGCCTGCAGAAGCCGCGCAGCGATTTTGATCTTCTCCCTCTTACCCAACAGGGCGGCGGCAGTGGCGGGCGCAAGTGAAACCAGCAGCTCGCGTTCGAGGCCGAGCAGCCTGCCCGGGGCCTGCGCCAGCTCCTGCTGCGCTTCGTCATACTTCTCCTGCTCCTGCAGGCGCAGAATGCGGCGCATGACTGTCGCAAGCTGCTGCAGCAGGCGCATCAGGTAATCACGTTCGATCATGACGGTGCTGGTTCCGGCTGCGACCGGTCATTGGCCCGGCCACTTCAGTTCTGCCCCTGCGCCCTGCTCCTGGCTTGCAGTTCACCGGCCGTGATGCGGTGCTGCCAAACCAGCTTGCCGCTTTTGTCATAACATTCCATCGTCAGCTTGCGGTCACGGCGCGGGCCTTCGAAGCGCAGCATGCCAAAGCTGTGACCGGCGTCATAAAGTGTGCCCGGCACACGGTGGGGATTGTTCAAATCCTTTTCGGCGCGATAGGTGCCGGCAGTCAGGGAGGAGCTGGTGAAATCATAGAGCGGATAAAAGCCCTCCGGCTGCAGGCGGATCAGCTCACTCATGTGGCGGTCGCCGGAGAGAAACACCACGCCCCACACTCCCTGACGCTGCAGCCAGCGCAAAAACTCCTGCTGCTCATGCGGATACTTGGCGAAACTTTCTCCGGGTGCCATTGGATTGAGCATCTGATTGCCGGCCACGATGATTTTGAAGGGCGCCCGGCTGGCGGCCAGGCCGTCTTGCAACCAGCGCATCTGCGCCGGCCCGAACATGACTTTGTCCAGTGAATCCTGCGAAAAGTTGGGCGAGCGGTGGTAGCGATTGTCCAGCATGAAAAAATCGATGTCATGCCAACTGAAGCTGAAGAACACGCCGGGCACACCGTCATGGCCATATGCGGGGTTGGGCCAGTAGGCTTTGAAGATTTCCAGCGCCGGCTGCTTCATGCGGTAGGTCCAGTCGGCATCGTTGGGGCCATAGTCGTGATCGTCCCAAATCGCGTAATGCTGGGTGGCGGCGAGCAGCGCCTGCAGCTCGGGCAGGGCGCGGGTGTGGGCGCTGCGCGCTTTCATTTGCGCCACCGAGAAGAATTCCGGCTCGCGATAGTAGAAGTTGTCGCCCAGCCACAGCATCAAATCCGGCTGCTTCGCGGCCATGACGGTGAAGATGTCGTAATCACTGCCATAGGGCTTGCCGGGGCGGTCATGGCTTTCCTGGTTGACGTAGGCACAGGAGCCGAACATCACCGTGAAGGCGGGCGGTTCGCTGCGCCATTGCCAGAATGCCTGCGTCTGAAAGCTCAGGCGATACGGCCGCGGCACGAGTTTGCCGTCGAGATACAACTCATACTCATAGCGCGTGCCCGGTTCGAGCAGACTCAAAAGCACCTGCGCGATATGATCGCCCTGCGCGCTGGTTGTCACCACCGGGCTGAGGGCGGCGGTGGCGGGCTGCCCCTGAATCCAATAACGGAACTGCACCTGTGCCGGACGCGTGGTTTGCACCCACAGCGCGGCTTCCGTCATTTCCGCGTAACCGGCCATCGGGCCGGAACGCAAACCGGTGTCGGTGGGATTGGGATTGAGCGGCTGCGGCCGCGGCGCACTGGTTTGCGCGATGAGCACACCGGCAAGGGCGATCAGCAGCAAGCCACCAACATACCCTGCCCGTCGCAAAAAATCGCGATTCATCATTTTCCTGCCTCCTGATTTTGGTAACTGAATTTTGCATGCCGGCTTGCTGTTGCCTGGAATAAATGACGTGTTCACCAAGCTCCGTCAGTTACTCCGTTTCGAGATCAAGCCAGACTTTTTTCGAAATATGGAGAGACCCTGATTGCAAAATTCGCCCGTTTGCCGAAGGCCTCACGGCTTCTCTCCAGGAAAATGGGCTCCAACGAAATGGCTTTTTCCGTGGGATTTCTGCTTTCGTGGGAGGATTGTTTGAGTTTGATCCTGACACTGAGGGTTGCAGCGCTGTTGTGCTGCCTGAATTTTACATGCTGGCTTGATCTTGTCCGCAAGAAATGACATGCGTGAAGTGCAACCCTGCCGGAGTTGAGCGCACGTTTGCCTGGAAAATTTTTTCTGCACCACCCCCTGGGTGGTGCGACGTCCAATCAAAGCGGCGTTTCTCGCGGAGGGGATCAATCTGGATGCAAAATTCAGGTGGTAAAAAAGAAGCGCGCTTCGCATTGCTTTCACCGGGTTCCCGCCGACCGCCCTGCCGCCGCCTGAACCGCGCAGCCCCGCGCCGGACCATAACGCTGGTTGGCGTCAGCCAACTGCAGCCATCAGCCCGCGATGTGCACCGCGGCCTCGGATTGAACTCCGGCCGCAACCGGGCCGCGCACCACGTCGGCCAGAATTTCCGGGGGCAGCTCCGTGAGTTTGCCGCGGCGATCGACAAACACGCCCAGGGAATAGTCGCGCGCCAGCAAGCGGCCGGTGTCGGCATTGTAAATCTCATGCCACCAGGCGCCGCGCACCCGGCCGAGATGGCAAAGCCAACTGACGATCTTGATGGCATCATTATCGAAGGCGGGCTCGAAATACTCGATCTCATGCCCGCCCTGCAGCACCATCCAGTCATGCGTGCGGACTTTTTCGATGGGATGGCCGGCAGCACGAAGGGCGTCGAAGTATGCCTGTTCGACCCAATGCAAATAAACCGCATGATGCACGTGCTGCACGGTATCGACTTCGTAAGTCTGCACGCGCCGCCTGCTTTCATAACGATGCGCGCCGGCAATCTCCGCCGCATGCGGGATGCGAACACGCAGCGGTGCCAGCTCGTTGGCGGGTTGAAAGGCGGCCTGGAATTCTGCGGGGATCCGCAGCGGCTGGCCGGTGTTCAAATCGACATAAACCCAGTTGACCCGCGCGCGGGCCACCACCGCGTCATCGCGCACACGCATGAGCACATACTCGCGGTGGGAAGTCACCCGTTTCATGTCCGACACCCAGGTGGTGATTTCGAGGTCGTCGCCGTACACCACCTGCTGCAAGTAGCGAATCACCAGCTTGCGGATCACCCAGCCCGCGCCGCGCTCGCGATACCATGCGGGGCTGTAGCCTGCAGCGGTGGAAGCTTCGATGGCAGCTTCCTGCATGTACTGCACGAACACGGCCTGGTTCAGGTGGTGAAAGAAATCCAGCTCGTAATGGCGCACGCGGAAACCGCGGCGGAAGACGTGAGACAAGATTGCTCCTTTCCTGCGAATGGGGGTGCAAAAAGCCGGCGGAAGATACTCAGCCCGCTGCAGGAAGTCAAGGCCATGCGGCCGGTGGTCAGTCAAACGAATTGGCAAAGGGAAAAGACCGGCCGCAGAGCGTTGCTTTGCCAGGCCTGCCCGCCGGCAGCAACACCGTGCGCTTGCGAAGAAGACACCGGCGGCATGGTGGTGCACAGGCCACCGGAATTTTTGCTGCCATCGGCGGGAAAAATTGCTTATCTTGCCGCTGCTTTTCCGGCGGTGGCCGCACCCGGCGGTTCCCGCGCATTCGTGCCGGGACGATTTCACGGCAGTGCGGTTGAACCAGCGCAAGTGGAGTGGAGGAAACATGATCGCTTTCATCACCGGCGGCACGGGTTTTATCGGGAGCTTTCTGGCACAACGACTGGTCGAGGCCTGCGAGCAGGTGTTTTGCCTGGTGCGGCCGACCAGCTCGTTGCAGTGGCTGCAGCAGTTGCCGGTGAATTATGTTTATGGAGACCTGTTCAACGAAGCCGCGCTGGCCGGAGCCCTGCGCCAGGCCACGCATGTTTTTCACCTGGCGGGCGTCACCAAAGCACTGACCAGGGCGGCATACTTTCACGCCAATGGTGAGGGAACCGCGGCGTTGTTGCGCGCGTGTCACCGCCACTGCCGGCATCTCGAACGCTTTGTGTATGTCTCCAGCATCGCCGCCGCCGGCCCCAGCCGCGGCAAGCAACTGCGCACCGAGCAGGAGACCCCGCAGCCGGTTTCCGTGTATGGCAAATCGAAATACGCCGGGGAAATGGCTTGCGCCGAGTTTCGTTCACAAATGCCGATCACCATCGTGCGGCCGCCGATCGTTTACGGCCCGCGCGATCGCGACGTTTACAACTATTTCAAACAAGTCAATTTCGGCATCCGCCTGCGGCCGGGCCGGCGCGAACGCTGGACCAGCCTGATTCATGTGCATGATTTGGTGCGCGGCCTTCTACTCGCCGGCAGCCATCGCAGGGCTGTCGGCGAAACCTACTTCCTCACCAACCCCGAACCTTATGAATGGAACGAGCTCGGCCTGGCCATCGCACAGGCGCTCGGAAAGAAAACCCTCGCGATCACCGTGCCGGAAGCAGTGACCCCGCTGGTGGCCGCCGTGAGCGAGCTGGTGGCCAGGGTCGTGCGCAAACCCGCGCTGTTGAACTTCGACAAGATTCGTGAAATGCGGCAGGCCGGCTGGGCCTTTTCCGGCGAGAAGGCCAAAGAACAGCTCGGCTTTGTCACGGAGATTCCCCTCGCCGAGGGTCTCAAACAAACGGTGGAGTGGTATCGCGCAAACGGCTGGCTTTAGGGGTGCAACGTCCCCACACGATGGCGGCATTACGTTTTGGGCAAAATAGCGCTTGCTTCTCAAGCTGAGTCTTCTATCTTAACGCGGCTTGAAATGAGACTCGACCTTCTTTGTACCACCCCACCTCAAGTCACCAGTCATGCCAAAGCCGCGGCACATGGAAAATTGTGGAGAAGCGAGCACCGGTGAAAAGAGTTGTTGCGATCGCGACGTTCCTGACTGCCCTGATTGTCCTTCCCCTTTTTACTCAAACCTCCTGGCGCCGCGACGGCTGCCTGACTTTTTCCGGACCGATGGTGGTCGAACAACAGGAGGCAGGATGGTGGTTTGGCCTTTTTTCGCAAACGCCTTTGCGCCGGCTCGAACGCGCCGCTCTGGCTTTGCGTGCCGATACCGTGGCCATGGCCAACTGGCCCGGCTTCACGATTGAATTTTGGTTCCAGGAGGAGAGCAATACTCCCGCCACCCTGCTGGCGCTGCTGGAGTCCGGTTCCGGGCGTGTTTTCTGCCAGTTGCGGCGCCAGGCGGCAGAGCTTTTTACAGCAGAGGTGGCGCTTCCCTGCTCCATGATGGTGCTGACCGCAGCCGCAAAACACGCAGCGCAGAGTTGGCGGCATCTGGCCCTGGTTTGCGAACGCCTGCCGGGGCAACTGCCGCAACTGCGCTTGTTCCTTGACGGCACACAACTCGTCAGCCGCGTCTGCGCGACGATGCCGATTTGGCCCGGCCGCTTTGTCCTGCACCTCGGCGGCGGCACGGGCGTCTCTCATTTCGCCGGCAAGCTGGACGAGGTGCGCATCTCTGCCTGGCCGCGTTATCGCGCCGCCGGCTTTCAACCCGCCCGGCCGCTGCTGCAGGATCATGGCACCCTGGGCTTGTGGGATTTCGACACGCACCAGCAGGCGGGCATTGGCCGCAACACGCAACATCCTGCCGACGGCTGGCAGAGGGTTTGGCAGGAGGCCACCAGCGGCGCACGACTGGCAAAGTGGCAAATTGGCCGCAGTGCAGACCAGGGGCTGGAAATTCGCTGGCAAACCGCACGCGAAGACAACCTGCACGGGTTTGAAATTCAACGCCGCCCCGCCGCTGCTGCCGTGCCATTTGCGAAAGTTGGCTATGTGCCGGCCACCGGCACCAGCACCCAAAATGTGCTCTATCATTTCATCGACTATCCCGACAGCAGCGGCGTCTATGCCTATCGTTTGAAATGCGTGGATCGCAGCGGCCAGGCCGGCTACTCAGCAGCCCTGATCCGCAAATATCACCGCCCCAGGCTGACTGAAGACTGAGTCCCGGCGGCGGCAGCTTCGCAAAAACCGGACAGATCCCTCTGACGAAAAATGCCGCAGCACGGCCCTCAGCCCAATGTCACCAACTTTTTTAAACGAAGCGAAATTCCCACACCGGGACGCTGAGACACCAAGAGTTTTTCTGCAGCCATTGCCAAACAACCAGCCACGGCTCCATCAAAAATCACACCGGCCGCATAATCCTTCAGTGACGTGTGGAGTAGCGCAGACATCCCCGCCCGGGGAGAAGATGTCCGCGCGACCGTTCCCGGACGTAACTGAGGCACTAACAGGCCACCAAGTTTTCCCCCCGTGCTGCCGGTGGGTTTCGTGGTTGAAAGATCTTTGTGATAACAGCTCAGTCCCCTTTTTGATCTGCTGCGGCTTGGCGATGGCAGTTTCGCAGCGAGCATCGGCAGAATCGCAAGATAAAGCCACGGTAAACCGTGGCGGAACGGTTACTCTTTGCGAAGCCGCTGCGACTTCGCGTGCATGTTTTGGCTTTGGGATTTTACCACTTCAAAAAAGTTGGCAGCATTGGGCATTCAGCCTGCTTTGCAGACAGGAGGGTCTGCGTGAGCTTTTCATCGTAACTCTTGCTGAAGGGACGGCACTTGCGACGCACTCTCATTCATCTCCTGCTTCTCCCCCTCCTCACTGCCGGCTGTGGCAGCCGGGCAGAAAAAAGACTCGTGGTTTACTCTCCCCATGGCAAGGAGCTGCTGGAAGATTTTGCCCGGCGCTTCGAGGCCGCTCATCCCGGCGTGCAAGTGGATTGGTACGACATGGGCGCACAGGATGTGCTTGATCGTGTCCGCTCGGAAAGGGCCAATCCCCAGGGCGATATTTGGTGGGGCGCGCCGGCCCCCACTTTCATGCAGGCGGCACGCGAGGGTTTGCTGCAGGCCTATCGCCCCTCCTGGGCGGCCGCGGTGGATTCCGCGTTTCATGATCCCCGCGACTTGTGGTACGCCACCTGGATCACACCCGAAATCATCATGTTCAACCGCGAGACGCTGACGCGGGAAACGGCGCCGCAGGATTGGGACGATGTGGTGTTGGAAAAATGGCGCGGTCGCATCGTGCTGCGTGATCCAATCGCCTCCGGCACCATGCGCGCAATCTTCTTCGCCATGATCTACCGTGACTATCGCGCCACCGGTTCGTCTGCCGCGGGCTTGGACTGGCTGCGCCGGCTGGATGCCAACACCAAATCCTATGCCGCCAATCCGGCCCTGCTTTATTTGGCACTGGCGCGCGGCGGCGCGGCGTTCACGCTGTGGAATCATCCGGATGTGCCCCTGCAGGCAAATACCTATGGCTATCCCTTCGACTATGTCGTGCCGCGCAGTGGCGTGCCGCTGGTACCGGAGGGTTTGGCGATTCTCGCCGGCGCCAGGCACCCTGAACTGGCGCGGCAATTCTACGAGTTCATCACCACACCCGAGTCATTCAGGCATGCGGCG is a genomic window containing:
- a CDS encoding alkaline phosphatase family protein → MMNRDFLRRAGYVGGLLLIALAGVLIAQTSAPRPQPLNPNPTDTGLRSGPMAGYAEMTEAALWVQTTRPAQVQFRYWIQGQPATAALSPVVTTSAQGDHIAQVLLSLLEPGTRYEYELYLDGKLVPRPYRLSFQTQAFWQWRSEPPAFTVMFGSCAYVNQESHDRPGKPYGSDYDIFTVMAAKQPDLMLWLGDNFYYREPEFFSVAQMKARSAHTRALPELQALLAATQHYAIWDDHDYGPNDADWTYRMKQPALEIFKAYWPNPAYGHDGVPGVFFSFSWHDIDFFMLDNRYHRSPNFSQDSLDKVMFGPAQMRWLQDGLAASRAPFKIIVAGNQMLNPMAPGESFAKYPHEQQEFLRWLQRQGVWGVVFLSGDRHMSELIRLQPEGFYPLYDFTSSSLTAGTYRAEKDLNNPHRVPGTLYDAGHSFGMLRFEGPRRDRKLTMECYDKSGKLVWQHRITAGELQARSRAQGQN
- a CDS encoding thioesterase codes for the protein MSHVFRRGFRVRHYELDFFHHLNQAVFVQYMQEAAIEASTAAGYSPAWYRERGAGWVIRKLVIRYLQQVVYGDDLEITTWVSDMKRVTSHREYVLMRVRDDAVVARARVNWVYVDLNTGQPLRIPAEFQAAFQPANELAPLRVRIPHAAEIAGAHRYESRRRVQTYEVDTVQHVHHAVYLHWVEQAYFDALRAAGHPIEKVRTHDWMVLQGGHEIEYFEPAFDNDAIKIVSWLCHLGRVRGAWWHEIYNADTGRLLARDYSLGVFVDRRGKLTELPPEILADVVRGPVAAGVQSEAAVHIAG
- a CDS encoding NAD-dependent epimerase/dehydratase family protein, encoding MIAFITGGTGFIGSFLAQRLVEACEQVFCLVRPTSSLQWLQQLPVNYVYGDLFNEAALAGALRQATHVFHLAGVTKALTRAAYFHANGEGTAALLRACHRHCRHLERFVYVSSIAAAGPSRGKQLRTEQETPQPVSVYGKSKYAGEMACAEFRSQMPITIVRPPIVYGPRDRDVYNYFKQVNFGIRLRPGRRERWTSLIHVHDLVRGLLLAGSHRRAVGETYFLTNPEPYEWNELGLAIAQALGKKTLAITVPEAVTPLVAAVSELVARVVRKPALLNFDKIREMRQAGWAFSGEKAKEQLGFVTEIPLAEGLKQTVEWYRANGWL
- a CDS encoding LamG domain-containing protein, with product MKRVVAIATFLTALIVLPLFTQTSWRRDGCLTFSGPMVVEQQEAGWWFGLFSQTPLRRLERAALALRADTVAMANWPGFTIEFWFQEESNTPATLLALLESGSGRVFCQLRRQAAELFTAEVALPCSMMVLTAAAKHAAQSWRHLALVCERLPGQLPQLRLFLDGTQLVSRVCATMPIWPGRFVLHLGGGTGVSHFAGKLDEVRISAWPRYRAAGFQPARPLLQDHGTLGLWDFDTHQQAGIGRNTQHPADGWQRVWQEATSGARLAKWQIGRSADQGLEIRWQTAREDNLHGFEIQRRPAAAAVPFAKVGYVPATGTSTQNVLYHFIDYPDSSGVYAYRLKCVDRSGQAGYSAALIRKYHRPRLTED
- a CDS encoding extracellular solute-binding protein, whose amino-acid sequence is MRRTLIHLLLLPLLTAGCGSRAEKRLVVYSPHGKELLEDFARRFEAAHPGVQVDWYDMGAQDVLDRVRSERANPQGDIWWGAPAPTFMQAAREGLLQAYRPSWAAAVDSAFHDPRDLWYATWITPEIIMFNRETLTRETAPQDWDDVVLEKWRGRIVLRDPIASGTMRAIFFAMIYRDYRATGSSAAGLDWLRRLDANTKSYAANPALLYLALARGGAAFTLWNHPDVPLQANTYGYPFDYVVPRSGVPLVPEGLAILAGARHPELARQFYEFITTPESFRHAAQTYWRIPARRDLDFSQFPPETNPARFPPLPMDWRLFADSSEAWMQYWDANIRNRGKQ